The Juglans regia cultivar Chandler chromosome 1, Walnut 2.0, whole genome shotgun sequence nucleotide sequence CATAGGAAGCCATGCTGTGACACTATGAACCACCAAAAATAGCCCTTGCCCAGCCTCTGCTTTTGCTCCTCAAAACAAAGCAGCGTGCCTTCTAGACCACACGGGTCCTCCGTCAAGCCCAGCCAAATGTGCACCAGAACCAGTTACTTGTGACATGCAACCCGAAAGAGAGAACAAGAATTCAACTAAGCACCGTTGCCTCGCTAACCACGATATCCAGCTCCACAGGCCACCAGCACAGTGCCTCCTTGCGGGAAGATCACGACCATATGTTCCTCCATGATAAACCAAGCCAAAGCCACAATAAACAGAAACCGAAGCGCCCCTAAAACATGGAACAACAACAAGCCACTGCAACGTGAAAAGACCCCAATGCTGCAGTCCATTCCTAATGGTAGAACAATCACACCATAAGCCTTTGCCTCCAATAATAACTGACACTGCCCAGTTCCTCCAGACATCAACACCAACGAGATGCCCTGTTTTCCTCAACAAAAACACAGCAAGTTGTGCACGTCCCCACAACCGTCACATGGCCATTGTAGACTATGAAGGCAACCAGCCACAGGATTTCATGGAGAAGCCAACCAAAATGAAAGCCTTGTCTCTAagtctcggtctctccctcaagttaacactctctctctctctctctctctctctctctctctctctctctctctctctctctctctctctctctctctctctcagtgccatGCCGCAGTGCTCACCATCGTCGACCTCTGCCCAGCTCACTGTCCCATCGCGCCTCTCATCCTTTTTCGGTGAGTATGCCTCCTTTGTTGCACAATTTTGGTCGGGGGTTCATTTTACTTTTGTCTAACATATATTCTTTTCCAGTTGTACCATACCCAAAGAGCACATGCCtgttcatgtttttatttttcaaaacgctCTTGTCAGTTAGATGGTTTCatattggactgatttttatattaaactcattttaagtggaCTTTGTTtgaaatataagattttaattttattctaaatgctTTGAAACCGATCTATCTTACTATATGAGTTTTCCtctatttatattgtttaaatttgatataattattttgttaagttgtaaATTGTAAGTGTAGATTTGCtattataattcaaaaacaGTTGGAACATTTTAAATGAGCTGATTACATATGAGCTTGATGTTTAAATTagatttgttgtatttttcaaaaaactatgttaatgatttttaatgaactttattttcttgtattaagagactaatgtattattttaatttgggttgTGTTTAGTATTTCTTAAATTAGGCATGACCTTATTCGGATAAAAATATTAGTCATAAACTTGATTTCatggaaaatatttaaagactttaattatattacttaatattaattttacaatttgattttaGTAGTAAGTTGTAAgtatttaatcttttattttaaacactttaaacctattatatgaaataaaccttgtatggttttaaattatatatatttagtggtttgcaatgatttttaagataagtattattaaagatattttatgaactactattgtttaagaaatttaCGATTTCCTACTACCTTATATGTTAGcattattaaattatcattagAGAGAGTTTTAAAAAGGATCGagttaatttttgaaatgaattttaagttgttttgccaaatttgataaaattatattataataagttaagaatatatttttaatgacgatagtatttgttagattttttataactatttgttagatttttgataactaaataattattaaaaccaTGTTTGTAGTATGAATTCAATTAAATGGAGAGTTTTAGCAAGTCCTTTTACAAGCTTTGTAACGTTTAGTAATCGGTATAGGTGACAATTGATATTCATTCGGCATGATTGTGGaaagatttagaaaagttaaaaagtccagataagcagggttcctatgctagactttgcataaaagaaatgaaacgaagttgattttgaaaatatgcatgcttACTTTGAAAAGAAACCTAAAATCAAACTCAGATATGTGTTCTACATATTTATGAAATCTGTATATGAAAggagtattttctatcatgactgatacagacatgagcttattttgttGCATTCCATCTTCTAAATTGTGCAAAAAtagtgaatataaaatttatgaaaatttgtgcatgtaaTTTGAAGATGTTCGAAAgttttttttgaatatgtgaaatgatctgtttttgttcagtactctattttgatttgatgtaacATTTGAAAACATTGACATGAATTTTTATTCTGTATCTGATTATAATTTGGTTACGATGTTGCCTCTGTTCTGTCTCTATTAAGGCCATATCATgggtataatagtaatatacgGCCTCGCCActggtataatagtggtttataaatctaccatgggattaaacatggtatatgtccCCTCCATGGGTATAATAGAGGCATACAGCCacgccacgggtataatggtggtttataactttaccacggaggttaaacatggtatacggccccaCCAcgatggtggtttataaccctaccacgtggGTTAAACGTGGTATCTGTCCCAatgtgatgctctgatatgatgaagatgaggtctcaaattttgatatgccaaatgatttttgaataagaatgttttctgaaagtttcgctctaatatttttgataacatgctTTGATTTTGTATTCTGAAAGCAAATGTTTTTGATTCTGcattatgaaattaaatattttgttctgcattctgaattttgaaaatgctcatgtttatatattagtatatataatctgcttactgagttattgataactcaccacttatctccacaatatttttcaaaaaatctaaatatttcaaCTGATGATTGAGATTATGAAGCATAGGTGAAATGatttaagaatagaaagtttctATGAGTACTtgcatttttttgttaagttgtTTTGTCGTGTTCTAATGACTTGATATTTTAGGAGGTTGATTATATTGAGATAATTAGTTTGAaacaacaataatttttatatggcattgaaattttgaagtcataaatatattattaaaatattagtttaaataacAGGAAATAACTCTCCGACCCCATTCGGGACCGGACATTACAGTGGGAGAGGACTTTacgtagagagagagataacgtggagagagaaaaagagtgtAACGTGAGAGAGAGCCTGACATGCTTCCTGGCGGTGGCTAGGCGGCTATGGTTAAACTGTGGGCCACCGTGGGGGAGGATGGAAGTGGGTATTGCAACATGGCTTCGGCTGATGCAAGGTGTGGCTCTCGGTTTGGCCATAAAGTCTAGGGCCGGTTTACCTAGTGTCCATGTTGACCAATCTCAAGTTTGGCCATAAACCATGCGTGTTACAGATAATAGGTAAATATATGGTGTTATGGGTTCAAACATACAAATATATGTATAGATCATATGAGTAGAATTATTATAACAAGTttaacaaaccaaaaaaaaaaaaaacaattacaaccCAGTTCGGGAAGCATCAAGGGAAGCAAATAGAGATGGAGGGACTGGAATATCCATTGTTCCTTCCAACATCAGGATCACACTCTTCATTGATGGACGCAAAGCAGGGTCTTCTTGAATGCACCACAACCCCACCTTCACCATTCTTTCCAGTGTTTTGAAGTCAACATTTTCATCAGCTTCCACAAGCTTATCCAACTCTCCAACCACAAAGCAATTATATACCCAACTAGAAAGACTTATCTCATCTGCCGTTGGGACGTTTACTTCTATACTTCTTCTACAACATACAATCTCCAAAAGCAAGATACCAAAGCTATATGTGTCTGCTTTCGCTGATATCAAGGCATTCTTTTGCCATTCGGGTGCAAAGTAGGAATACCCAGTTGTCTGTTTGCCTCCCATAGTCTTTCTTGATTGATTTGGCAGTAAATATAGCTTCGCCAGCCCAAAATCAGAGATCTTTGCTGTCCATGTGTCGTCCATGAGTATATTCTGTGGCTTTATATTGCAGTGGATGATATGGACTTCACACCCTTCATGCAGATAGAGGATCCCTCTGGCAACATCAAGTGCAATTTTTACTCGTTCTTTCCAAATGGGGCGTATCTCGGCCTTGAAGAGAAGATCTGCAAGTGAGCCATTGTGCATGTATTCGTACACAAGAAGCTTTCTAGAGCCCTCAATACAAAAACCAAGTAATTGAACCAAGTTTCTGTGATGAGTTTGTCCAATTGCAGTCATTTCAGCACGAAATTCCCTTTGCCCTTCTTCCACAACTTTCTCTAGCCTTCTAACAGCAATAGTTTTGTTACCTCCAAGCATAGTTCCTTTATAAAGAGCTCCAAAAGTACCCCTACCTAACTCTTCCTTAAAGCCATTCGTTGCTTTCTCGAGCtctttataagaaaatgatCGCAAAGCAAATTCTTCATTTAATCCCAAGTTCACATTTTCTGACAGCAATCTATACGTACGAACTTGATGCCTGTATCTGCAGAAACAACAGACAGCAAAGAGGAAACACAAGCATGAAATGAAACCCAAACTTGTAGCAAGAATCAAAAGTAGTCCTCTTTTGCTTTCGAATCTGATATTTTCCCTTGTCACTTTGAATAAGGCCGTAGTTGGTTGGCTTTGATCACTTTCAAGAAGGCCATATCGAAGTGGAAGCTTATATTTGGAGCAACTATTATTTCTATACAATACTGCCCCACAGTTACAATCTATCAAGCAAGAGTCGCGGCAATTTCCCTCCTTCACTGATATTACCACAAAGTAAGGATGATCCATCAACAACACATGATGGACCGGAAAGATACTATACAGCATCACTGGATCTTCAGTACCACGTCTGCAATCATTGTTATTGAAGTTCCTGTAGCAACCTAGGAACTTATTGCTGTCGTTAAAGAAACGAAATCCGGGAAAACACATACACTCGGCTTTCTCGCCCACGAACGAACAGTAACTATTGAGGCCACAGAAGCCTTTGACATAACATTGGTTGGGCAAGGCAGACCACTCTATCGATATACTTGAGCTATTATCTGATCTCTCAAAGTGGTGTGAATACAATCTAAAGATCCCATCTGCATCAAGTGTTGCCCGGTGAATAACAGCTCCATTATTCTTGTCAGGATATGAGCTATTTGCCAAAACACGTTGGGCAAAATCAGTACTAGTTAGCATTGCTAGAACGCCTTGACGACTAAGTGAGATCTttgtagtactagtactgtaaGTTCCAGAGGACCAATAAGAGTCATCTTGTTCATACGAGCTGTTTATAACAGGGTAGGCAACGAGGTTTCCATCTGACTGCATAATAAGAGAAAATGGTCCACTCGATTGGTCTGATTTAGACACACTCGAAACTAACTCCTGGCCGATAGACAGATTCTGACATCCTAATATGGTGTCAGTTGGAAAAAGAAAGCTTTCCCAGattatataagaatcattttTGTAGAGCACAAAGTTACCGGAATCAAGCATAGCAGCTGAAGCTGCAGGTTCAGGCATATcagaaatgaattttttaaaatcgtgTCCAGTTCGAAGCTCTAGCTTACCAGCTAGAGTAAATTCGAGTGTAGCATTTGAAGAGGTAGGTGGGTCATCTCGATTTGCCGTCCAGATGATTATCTTTTCGGTTTGATTAATCAGCCATATTCCGATTGCAAAACCGTCACCATGTGGATAGAAACCGAATGCAAAAAGGCCCGATGGTGAGAGCCATGAAGTACGGTTTGCACTGGGGGAAAGTGAAGAACCCAAGGGTATGGCGTTGGAGTTGTTTCTTTGGGCATTTGCGTCGAGAGAAAGTACGAGGACAAGCAGCAAGCGTAGATTTGATTTAGAAGCCATGAGATGAAGAGTGGGAGACAGACACGAGGATTATTAATGAGGCCAATTAGATAATCTTGACAtgtgatacatatatatatatatatatattagtttaccgtttactgtttattactgttcattaccGAACCTTTTAAATACGTTTGGTTGTTGCTGTCATGTTCGCAAATACCACATGCTTGGGGTACCGTGAGTGTTGGTACCGACACTGAAGAAGGTATCGTCACTTCTTTTCCCAACCGACgcttttgtttggatttaaaaataaattgagatgaattaagaatagtaataaaattattaaaatgagattattttttttaaacataaatttcatattcttacacatcacttaaaaattatatgtttaaattgaaAGTGAGTTGAaatacttttaactttttaaagatgaaatagaTGTGAGTCctcataaattattacatagtatttttaataaatttattttatttataaatatatttatccccttaagtaataataatttacaaattaccTACccaattttatgtttttaatatagtgaataataatattttttggattacaatattattttctaacaggattttttgtaaaatatcaaatgaaaattgttttaaaaattattttttaattgttttcaaaattgttaaataatgctaatatatataagatgaggTACGGCGTCATGACGGCAGGAGGTGGGTCTGCCCATAGTGACGAGCTCTGCGTTAAGATGAGGGGTGCGTGAAGGGAGCTAGGTGAAGGGGTGGGTGAGAGCTTTCAGACTTCAGAGCCTTCATTACGCCTGTATAATGGAAATAGTCccttaaaaaagtaaaaagtaacgGTCAAGTCATTTTGTCGCATATGAAAACACATCAAAACAATTCCTGATAACATCAATACACCGTTTAAATTGGAAAGGAGTTTTCCATACGGGAGTTGAGATGTACTGAAGCCATCTTGGAATCCAAACCACATTATCCGGATACGTTTGGATTCATGATCCGGATACGTTTAGATAGTGGgaatatttgagaaatattaaaaatatttataaataattatgaatagaaattaaaataaatttatgagttttattgaaaaaaattttaattgtttagatgtatgaagtatatttaattgttaatttttagatagataattaaaaaatatgtggatctcatcaataattgattttttttaatgatgattttatttatatttaataatgataaatattattgtgattttattttttatttatatataataatgataaatattataaaatatttgtaaataattatgagtagatATTGAAATAGGCTTGTGGGttctattgagagtattttaagttgtttgacatgtgaatattttcataagTACAAGAATGCTTGAAGAGTATAGAGAAgactttactatccaaacgtagcctagcCTGAGAAGACGCGGTTTGACTGTACCAACTATGTCTTCTCAtgtaattatcataattttttaaaatttttgtataaaatataataaattattcaaatttttaaaatttttaaaatattattattattttaagatttaaaaaatttaatttttttattatattttatgtaaaaatataaaaaattgaaatgataagaTAGAATAAGAGGAAACTAGAAATATCaagtttagatgttgagatgaattgaattttttatgaatagtagtgagttgagattgttaaTTGAGTTTGGTGGGATcctttaagatgagtttaaaatatatttaaatgttaagatgagtttaaatatatttatgagaaattataaaagaaatgagtTTCACCATTATTCGATTATTGTTCACATGACAGTAAAAATAGTTATCTTTCGGCATCAAACACAGCACTTGAGAGAGAGTCAATGGGTCAACGAGTCccacaaattaaagagaaatagagaTTGTCGggcaaataaagagaaaaaaaaaaaaagagagagaagtagagagagagCGCCAGTGGATCCCatgaattaaagagaaaagagaggagatGTAAGTGGGCCTCGTTACTTTTttagagaaaagagaaatgaagagagaaTATGAATTTCACGGAATCTAAactaaaaataacttaaaataaaatgtatttagataTCAGAAGCACTCTAAAAAGGAACCATCTGAGACGAGTCCTTCATCCTAACGACTTAGATTTTCGATGTTTACTGTTCATTACGAAACACGCGTAAATACCACATGCTTGGGCTCTCGTAGTGTTGGTGCCGACACTCAAGAAGGTATCTCACTTAATTATTATAGCTCAGCAAGGCATCTTGACTTCATGATCAAGACTTCAAGAAGACGCGGATTCAGGGCTATAGTGGgaatatttgagaaatattaaaaatatttataaataattatgaatagaaattaaaataaatttatgagttttattgaaaaaaattttaattgtttagatgtatgaagtatatttaattgttaatttttagatagataattaaaaaatatgtggatcttatcaataattgattttttttaatgatgattttatttatatttaataatgataaatattattgtgattttattttttatttatatataatagtgataaatattataaaatatttgtaaataattatgagtagagattgaaataGGCTTGTGGGttctattgagagtattttaagttgtttgacatgtgaatattttcataagTACAAGAATGCTTGAAGAGTATAGAGAAgactttactatccaaacgtagcctagcCTGAGAAGACGCGGTTTGACTGTACCAACTATGTCTTCTCAtgtaattatcataattttttaaaatttttgtataaaatataataaattattcaaatttttaaaatttttaaaatattattattattttaagatttaaaaaaattaatttttttattatattttatgtaaaaatataaaaaattgaaatgataagaTAGAATAAGAGGAAACTAGAAATATCaagtttagatgttgagatgagttaaattttttatgaatagtagtgagttgagattattaATTGAGTTTGGTGGGATcctttaagatgagtttaaaatatatttagatattaagatgaatttaaatatatttatgaaaaataataaaagaaatgggtTTCACCATTATTCGATTATTGTTCACATgacagtaaaaataattatctttcGGCATCAAACACAgtacttgagagagagagttaatgGGTCAACGAGTcccacaaattaaagaaaaatagagattgTCGggcaaataaagagaaaaaaaaaaaagagagaagtagagagagagtgCCAGTGGATCCCatgaattaaagagaaaagagaggagatGTAAGTGGGCCTCGTTACTTTTttagagaaaagagaaatgaagagagaaTATGAATTTCACGAAATCTAAactaaaaataacttaaaataaaatgtatttagataTCAGAAGCACTCTAAAAAGGAACCATCTGAGACGAGTCCTTCATCCAAACGACTTAGATTTTCGATGTTTACTGTTCATTACGAAACACGCGTAAATACCACATGCTTGGGCTCCCGTAGTGTTGGTGCCGACACTCAAGAAGGTATCTCACTTAATTATTATAGCTCAGCAAGGCATCTTGACTTCATGATCAAGACTTCAAGAAGACGCGGATTCAGGGCTGGGTGACTATCTCCTCTGATATAATTACTacgaatttttttaaatttttatgtaaaatataataaataatttaatttttttaatttttaaataataatatattaaaataataataatattatattttactttcaataaaacatctcttCTAAACTGCATAACTAAATGAGACAATCTTCACTTAATTTTCATCATATCTTTTGACTATAGAAGCATTAGTGGAACTAGAAATTTGTTATGAGGGAGCAGagcaaagttaaaattataataaaatattttttattctatttttgagtcaaaataatttataagatcaaaataattttatagagcaggttaagataatattttagagagaaaaccaacacaatatgagataatataatcctattaaatcataaaaagactaatacattttttttttcaaactttggacgggggccatggcccccctgCTCCTGTGTAGGTCCGGCACTGTATAGAAGACATCGTAATCTTTACTAGCCTCGTTTGATTATACAATTCAGaggagataaaatgagatgttttgtttaTAGTCATAATTTTGTCATAACTCTTTAATTCGTAGGGATAGAAATATGTGATACAACATGAATCTAATAcgaatacaatataaaattattatatttgaatttgatataaacGAATTAGGAAAACGTTAATTTCCATCATGTCTTTCGATTCTAAAAGAACCAGACTCAAATTCAATAGGATTAGGAATAATAATGGAAAAAGTACAAATCACTATCTCTTTAATTGCAGAAGTAAAAGCAGTACTGCTAGCATCTAATATAGCTTCAACTCAATTCCTTGCGATAATAAAAGGGGATTCCTAATCAATAATCACATCCATTAAAAGCTCATATATCTCTTTATTTTGAAACATATTAACTATTATCGAAAACATTCAGTAAATATCCTATCTTCATCAAGATGgaaatttgttaaaatatatcGATTTCAAAATTGATGTGCGCACTCAGTTGCGTAATGTACAGTTATCAATCATATTTTTAGAAACATATCCTTAGATAAAATTCTTAGATATTTTCTGTATATTAATAGTGGAAATGATCCTCTTTAaactttgtatattttatttaatttataatatgcttgattaaaaaaaaaataagattaggAAAATGTTATAGCCATGACTTTTTTATAATAGAGGTgtcaatacgtgacataatgtAAATCcaacatgaaataaattagtggatttgaatttgaataaaatattattttttaatattattattattttaaaattttaaaatatttaattatttattatatttcatataaaaatataaaaaaaattataatgataaagttgaaatgaaatattacttTCACTTACCTTCATTGTTTCCTGTTCATtgccaaacccaaaacaaacGTTTGGTTGTTGTTGTCAGGTTCGTAAAATCCACATGCTTGGGGTCCCGTGAGTGTTGGTACCGACACTTTAATAAGCATGCTTCTTAGTTATTATTGCTCTGCAAGGCATCTTGACTTCTTGATCAAGACTCTAGACTCGACACTCGAGAAGACGCGGATTCAGGACTGGTTAACTATCTCCTTAATAATGTATAactttgttaaatttttatacaaaattaataaataattatatttttttaattttaaaataaaaattattttaaaaaaattatattataataatattttatttaatttttaataaaatctctcaCCTTAACTACGTAACTAAACGAGACAgtgtttaattaatttccataaTTTCTTTCGACTATAGAAGACGGGGGGTTAATAGTCTTCACTTAATTTCCATTATGTCTTTCGATTAGAGAAGACGCAGATTCAAATTCAATAGGATTAGGAAAACGTTATAGTAATGATGTTATCgtaatcttttaattctatatGAGTGATAATATGTGACAAAATATTAATCCAATACAAATACGATACAAAattaatagatttgaatttgatataaatgaattaaaaaacaTCAATTTTCATCATGTCTTTCGACTCTAAAAGACCCAGACTCAAATTCAATAGGATTAGGAATAATAGCAGAAAATGTACAAATCATTATCTCTTTAATTGTAGAAGTAAAAGCAGCGCTACTAGCATTTAATATGCTTCAACTCAATTCTTTACGATAATAGAAGAAAATTCTCAATCAGTAATCACATCCTTTAAAAATCCATATACctctttattttgaaatatatcaaCTATTATCGAAAATATTGAGCATATATCCTATCTTCATCAAGGTGgaaatttgttaaaatatatcGATTAAATGTCAGATTTGTAAAGTTTAAAATAGAGACCAGCGCAGAAAAATAACTAGTAGATGAGTTTTCTTcacttttcatgtttttttttcctatgatTTGGCTAAGGATTAGTTTTAGAGATGCGGATGGGACGCTCTAACTATCTGATTTTATCctctataattattataatttttttaaatttttatataaaatataatagataatttaatttttttaaatttaaaataaaatataataaataatttaatttttttaaattttaaaataaaaataatattataataatattttattcaactttcaacaaaatatgtcatctcattttatctcaattacGTAGAGTATTGGTATTGacttcatcaaatttatttttaaaatttgttaaaaagtatatatttttcataaatgtaaaACCTTCCTATTCATAatctcacattagattagtcattggattcatcaaaataataatataatattatttaaaaaaatatatatttttaattttttctttcatatcttacaattatactaacaatatgttaagtaataatttaattttaaataatttaattcaaatttttagtttaaacaaataattaaaatagaataaaaaaataaggctgttggaattaaaatagaataaaaaacatatttattgaataaacagttacatttcaaatttaaagaatctTATAGATTTATTATAGCTCATGGTATTCCATCCATCcctttgatgaattcaatgcaGCTGAATTTTACTAAAATTCATCACATTTTGTATTTGATAAAACTTTTGATGAAGTCAGTATCAATGCTAGTAAGGCCGTTTTCACTTAATTTCCATCATGTCTTACAATTATTGAAGGCGCCATCATAGTCTTCACTTATTAGGTTTAGAAAAACGTCCTAGTCTTCATTTAATTTCCATCATGTCTTTAGACTATCGAAGACGACCTAGTCTTCACTAATTAGAAAAACATCATTGTCTGCACTTAATTTCCATCATGTCTTTTGACTATTGA carries:
- the LOC109021325 gene encoding G-type lectin S-receptor-like serine/threonine-protein kinase LECRK1 produces the protein MASKSNLRLLLVLVLSLDANAQRNNSNAIPLGSSLSPSANRTSWLSPSGLFAFGFYPHGDGFAIGIWLINQTEKIIIWTANRDDPPTSSNATLEFTLAGKLELRTGHDFKKFISDMPEPAASAAMLDSGNFVLYKNDSYIIWESFLFPTDTILGCQNLSIGQELVSSVSKSDQSSGPFSLIMQSDGNLVAYPVINSSYEQDDSYWSSGTYSTSTTKISLSRQGVLAMLTSTDFAQRVLANSSYPDKNNGAVIHRATLDADGIFRLYSHHFERSDNSSSISIEWSALPNQCYVKGFCGLNSYCSFVGEKAECMCFPGFRFFNDSNKFLGCYRNFNNNDCRRGTEDPVMLYSIFPVHHVLLMDHPYFVVISVKEGNCRDSCLIDCNCGAVLYRNNSCSKYKLPLRYGLLESDQSQPTTALFKVTRENIRFESKRGLLLILATSLGFISCLCFLFAVCCFCRYRHQVRTYRLLSENVNLGLNEEFALRSFSYKELEKATNGFKEELGRGTFGALYKGTMLGGNKTIAVRRLEKVVEEGQREFRAEMTAIGQTHHRNLVQLLGFCIEGSRKLLVYEYMHNGSLADLLFKAEIRPIWKERVKIALDVARGILYLHEGCEVHIIHCNIKPQNILMDDTWTAKISDFGLAKLYLLPNQSRKTMGGKQTTGYSYFAPEWQKNALISAKADTYSFGILLLEIVCCRRSIEVNVPTADEISLSSWVYNCFVVGELDKLVEADENVDFKTLERMVKVGLWCIQEDPALRPSMKSVILMLEGTMDIPVPPSLFASLDASRTGL